The Providencia sp. PROV188 genome includes a region encoding these proteins:
- a CDS encoding HdeA/HdeB family chaperone: MNKFLISACMIASSALSFNALAADKITSTPENMTCKEYVDLNPKSWAPVALWVTSQDTQFKSGDWVALSEQSVAEAPLILEFCKKKPEGTLKDYLASKK, encoded by the coding sequence ATGAATAAGTTTCTAATTTCTGCTTGTATGATTGCATCAAGTGCTCTGTCCTTTAATGCATTAGCCGCAGACAAAATAACCTCAACTCCCGAAAATATGACATGTAAAGAGTATGTGGACTTAAACCCTAAAAGCTGGGCTCCAGTTGCCTTATGGGTAACATCACAAGATACTCAGTTTAAAAGTGGAGACTGGGTGGCATTATCTGAACAGAGCGTTGCGGAAGCTCCTTTAATCCTTGAGTTTTGCAAGAAAAAACCTGAAGGAACTTTAAAAGATTACCTTGCTAGCAAAAAATAA
- a CDS encoding TRAFAC clade GTPase domain-containing protein, whose protein sequence is MSRSIILLGGPDSGKTNYIGPLWRELDFGQGALHSAEQPKDINFVLEVAEHILQGSFAPRTEHSDARRDFEVTVAKTKGGPTSKVIVPDISGELWRNAVIDNEISADWMNELKRADAALLFIRVDSDQDVRPLDWVTSRKLIEKIGNVEEQGLPTQVVLCELIHFLEKTLDKREDGNLPRLSIVVSAWDRVSPDLFSQGPLKYLQREFPLVAGRITDIETLDIKVFGLSSVGGDLKNDKIYREDFLETGPDGRGWVSVYDGQEWVKIYDITLPIEWAVGL, encoded by the coding sequence ATGAGTCGTTCAATAATCTTACTTGGAGGTCCTGACTCTGGAAAAACTAACTACATTGGACCATTGTGGCGTGAGCTTGATTTTGGCCAGGGCGCCCTACATTCGGCAGAACAACCAAAAGATATCAATTTTGTTTTAGAAGTTGCGGAGCACATACTTCAAGGGAGCTTTGCTCCTAGAACAGAGCATAGCGATGCACGCCGTGATTTTGAGGTTACAGTCGCTAAAACGAAAGGGGGTCCAACCTCTAAAGTTATTGTTCCAGATATTTCAGGTGAATTATGGCGTAATGCTGTAATTGATAATGAAATATCTGCTGATTGGATGAATGAATTAAAACGAGCAGATGCAGCATTGCTTTTTATAAGAGTTGATTCTGATCAAGATGTTCGTCCTCTTGATTGGGTGACATCTCGTAAGCTTATTGAAAAAATCGGAAATGTAGAAGAACAAGGTCTTCCAACACAAGTAGTGTTATGCGAGTTGATTCATTTTCTTGAAAAGACCCTTGATAAGCGCGAAGATGGTAATCTCCCACGCTTATCTATTGTAGTCTCTGCTTGGGATAGAGTAAGCCCAGATTTATTCTCGCAAGGTCCCTTAAAATATTTACAGCGTGAATTTCCACTGGTTGCAGGGAGAATTACCGATATAGAAACACTAGATATTAAAGTATTCGGCCTAAGCTCTGTGGGCGGAGACCTAAAAAATGATAAAATTTACCGAGAAGATTTTTTAGAAACGGGCCCTGATGGACGAGGGTGGGTTTCTGTCTATGATGGACAAGAATGGGTGAAGATTTACGATATTACTCTTCCTATTGAATGGGCTGTGGGGCTATAA
- a CDS encoding WYL domain-containing protein: MAVYRHASCGDHTRITGNTERRLLAPNYQCYWQQIAAEIQHYGVNTLMSLALLRQGVAYWNILEDVCEKIDVNYNAKSSTEAIELTLLMKLLEKSLDQMTQEKLATFSRNIQLDLTNPTPHLIIMVIQTALRTSFLAALELSTMQSTNVGWHRYLGHSSCCITDQVCYRRSLCHCTQFSINDFQHFWHAIPNHHTGLHYRDLTLSATYFPLIHFLPTAGWSGYFLQGAFIMPKQEHRYDRLAIRLAILVSRLFMGESLNISQLAQEFGVSGRTVQRDLRERLRYLDTEYIDGHVSLRDARGPFRTNSDILRFAQITSVAHYFPVLDPKLLSVLLDNRQDPPCIVWNDPPRQAPALFDGFQVIVQSIIRNRLIRFLHREHLQSSIAPYRLICHDGEWYLAAVSKDRIQVFTLSAITDVVMTTSSFARNRHIDRILQDPRFMRALPHFDYISGIIHK; the protein is encoded by the coding sequence ATGGCTGTTTACCGTCACGCCTCCTGTGGCGATCATACCCGCATAACTGGCAACACTGAGCGCCGTTTGCTGGCACCAAATTATCAGTGTTACTGGCAACAGATCGCTGCTGAGATTCAACACTATGGCGTGAATACCTTGATGAGTTTGGCCCTTCTGCGGCAAGGAGTGGCTTACTGGAATATCCTCGAAGATGTATGCGAAAAGATCGATGTGAACTACAACGCAAAAAGTTCCACCGAAGCCATTGAACTCACTCTGTTAATGAAGCTACTGGAGAAGAGCTTGGACCAGATGACACAAGAAAAACTGGCTACCTTTTCCCGCAATATACAACTTGATCTAACCAACCCAACACCTCATCTTATCATCATGGTAATACAAACAGCGTTACGAACCTCTTTTCTAGCAGCACTGGAACTTTCTACCATGCAGTCCACAAATGTCGGGTGGCATCGCTATCTGGGGCACAGTAGTTGTTGCATCACGGATCAGGTTTGCTATCGCCGATCTCTTTGCCATTGCACTCAGTTCAGCATAAATGATTTTCAACATTTCTGGCACGCCATACCAAATCACCATACCGGTCTGCATTATCGTGACCTGACTCTATCAGCGACATATTTCCCGTTAATCCACTTTTTGCCGACCGCTGGCTGGTCCGGCTATTTTCTGCAGGGAGCATTTATCATGCCTAAACAGGAACACCGCTATGACAGGTTAGCCATACGTCTCGCTATACTTGTCAGCCGTCTCTTTATGGGCGAATCACTCAACATTAGTCAACTGGCACAAGAGTTTGGCGTTTCTGGTCGTACGGTACAGCGCGACCTGCGTGAGCGTCTACGTTATCTCGACACTGAATATATCGACGGTCACGTTAGTCTCCGTGATGCACGAGGACCTTTCCGAACTAACAGTGATATTCTGCGCTTTGCTCAGATAACCAGCGTGGCGCATTATTTTCCAGTTCTGGATCCTAAACTGCTTTCAGTACTACTTGATAACCGTCAGGACCCTCCCTGTATTGTCTGGAATGATCCGCCACGGCAGGCTCCTGCATTATTTGACGGTTTTCAGGTCATTGTTCAGTCCATCATCCGTAACCGTCTCATACGTTTTCTTCATCGTGAACATCTGCAGTCATCAATCGCACCTTACAGGCTCATTTGCCACGACGGAGAGTGGTATCTGGCGGCAGTATCAAAGGATCGTATTCAGGTTTTTACCCTCTCAGCAATTACCGATGTGGTGATGACCACCAGCAGTTTTGCACGGAACAGGCATATTGATCGTATCCTGCAGGATCCGAGATTTATGCGTGCTCTTCCTCATTTTGATTACATCAGCGGGATTATTCATAAATAA
- a CDS encoding GTPase-associated system all-helical protein GASH translates to MKNLASHMRISGIQITDSDVESRKEAIKTLAIMWGKEKKSSSIVSTAAMISDSLSGDGTPSVDLGEQVQNEIQKKSPSFLYEERALDVGICSAMAMVSLLDGPHNTNSVWINKDIYATAFWLILSFQPILEDDRREKLRRELLELAAKWSINLAESARVRLEVPDPSCLNITMGEDNTIANNFKEAISNSINTLRYNAALDREELDFLWWAQSGSSRVLKRRLSEVEEPVRIISAGIEGAKLLRHLPCEVNREIILRTLSDNPILDLNELLLAIESDRSELNKAFLIENVNAHPTVFPLLHALSTGASINAGASIKRPLSEWGERALLEATFATMMSHGVGKL, encoded by the coding sequence ATGAAAAATTTAGCCAGTCATATGCGAATCAGTGGTATTCAAATAACAGATAGTGATGTAGAGTCCCGAAAAGAAGCCATAAAAACACTGGCGATTATGTGGGGAAAAGAGAAAAAATCTAGTTCCATCGTTTCTACTGCTGCAATGATTTCTGACTCACTTAGTGGGGATGGAACCCCATCAGTAGATTTAGGGGAACAAGTTCAAAATGAAATTCAAAAAAAATCCCCATCTTTCTTATATGAAGAACGTGCGCTTGATGTTGGTATTTGTTCTGCTATGGCCATGGTTTCACTCTTAGATGGCCCCCATAACACCAATAGTGTCTGGATAAATAAGGATATCTATGCTACTGCATTTTGGTTGATACTATCATTTCAACCGATTCTCGAAGATGATCGACGTGAAAAACTCCGTCGTGAGCTTCTTGAGCTAGCAGCTAAATGGAGCATAAATTTAGCTGAAAGTGCTAGAGTGCGCCTTGAAGTTCCCGATCCTAGTTGCTTAAATATTACTATGGGTGAAGATAATACTATCGCTAACAATTTTAAAGAAGCAATTAGTAATTCTATTAATACATTACGCTATAATGCTGCCTTAGACCGCGAAGAATTAGATTTTTTATGGTGGGCTCAATCGGGAAGTAGCCGCGTATTAAAAAGACGATTATCGGAAGTTGAAGAACCTGTTCGCATTATTTCGGCAGGAATTGAAGGCGCAAAATTACTACGTCACCTTCCTTGTGAAGTCAATCGTGAGATTATTCTACGCACATTAAGTGATAATCCTATACTTGATTTAAATGAGTTACTTTTAGCTATCGAGAGTGATAGATCTGAACTTAATAAGGCATTTTTAATCGAAAATGTTAATGCTCATCCTACAGTTTTCCCCCTCCTCCACGCATTGAGCACGGGTGCCTCCATAAATGCTGGAGCTAGTATAAAACGCCCTCTTTCTGAATGGGGGGAAAGAGCTTTACTTGAGGCAACATTCGCTACAATGATGTCTCATGGGGTCGGAAAATTATGA
- a CDS encoding antirestriction protein yields the protein MTLDSISATPVPNHQRTRFWQTHFGTVKGFAIFEVVIFTIMGQFCDEYTGGYWEYCTLPNGGAFVYPDLAPEKLTLFNMHNGNEAELSPEAAGVAVCLMLYSQWSFRTESELLVERFYQLRDYAIQHPESSAIFHLID from the coding sequence ATGACACTCGATTCAATCTCTGCAACACCCGTCCCAAACCACCAACGCACACGTTTCTGGCAAACCCACTTTGGCACCGTTAAAGGCTTCGCCATATTTGAAGTAGTAATTTTCACTATTATGGGCCAGTTTTGTGATGAGTATACTGGCGGCTATTGGGAATACTGCACATTACCCAACGGCGGTGCATTTGTTTATCCTGATTTGGCCCCTGAAAAACTCACTCTATTCAATATGCATAATGGCAACGAAGCAGAACTAAGCCCTGAAGCGGCAGGTGTCGCCGTCTGCTTGATGCTGTATAGCCAGTGGTCATTTAGAACAGAAAGTGAATTGCTAGTCGAGCGTTTCTATCAGCTTCGTGATTACGCCATTCAACATCCTGAAAGTTCAGCCATTTTCCATCTTATCGATTAA
- a CDS encoding helix-turn-helix domain-containing protein: protein MNSVGLVSTLIGFKIKILRREAGYTAVEFAQLIGCKSVQQLYRYERGINKIDIDTLASALKVLHVDVKKFFDEVMSEIQQG from the coding sequence ATGAATTCTGTTGGCTTAGTATCAACATTGATTGGATTTAAGATTAAAATTCTGAGACGTGAGGCTGGATATACTGCTGTTGAATTTGCTCAATTGATAGGATGTAAAAGTGTACAGCAATTATATCGTTATGAAAGAGGAATAAATAAAATTGATATAGATACATTAGCATCAGCTCTGAAGGTTTTACATGTTGATGTTAAAAAATTTTTTGACGAGGTGATGAGTGAGATTCAGCAAGGTTGA
- a CDS encoding metallophosphoesterase, translating to MPAVFVHVSDIHFGQEKDDRIHIHYDVKQQLITDAYNVISSIPNRSVEGILVSGDIAHSGTRKEYEEAGKWLDALTEKIGIEKNRVQMVPGNHDLDRSKLSISGKLLLDHIRDGGSEEYEAVLQNRGDSAALYARFEDYSRFSNAYNCPLNSDGSYASEMIVSLAPERSIRFIRFNSSLLCHGKEHNEQPELMIGARQFTIPRDSGVENIILVHHPLSWYKDEEQVKNYIRSRARVFISGHEHNPKVTIDNVEDGSDLLMLAAGATVPYQSNDVYTFTYNILEFDWDEEMDRLLVTIHPRAWNPKRTCFESDNNRLGGKAPTFSLQSPFFRAASTEKGISSLIENEISPIVIESDPIPEKTLAEKEAIVSKNHEIQKKEPNNHDYEITKFHFFRDLYEGERLRILVELGALPDNFDEQMNQGLERKLLEMIVKDGNINQLKSMVDEIISDRKDKIK from the coding sequence ATGCCAGCTGTTTTTGTTCATGTCTCTGACATTCATTTTGGTCAAGAAAAAGATGACCGTATCCACATTCATTACGATGTTAAACAACAGCTAATTACTGACGCCTATAACGTAATTTCTAGCATCCCTAATAGGAGCGTCGAAGGAATCTTAGTATCAGGAGATATAGCACACTCTGGAACTCGCAAAGAATATGAAGAGGCAGGTAAGTGGTTAGACGCACTTACAGAAAAAATAGGGATAGAAAAAAACCGTGTCCAAATGGTTCCAGGAAACCATGACCTTGACCGTTCGAAGCTCTCTATTTCTGGTAAACTGTTATTAGATCATATTCGAGATGGTGGTTCAGAAGAATATGAAGCAGTCCTTCAGAATAGAGGTGATAGTGCAGCACTATATGCACGGTTTGAAGACTATAGCCGCTTTAGTAATGCTTATAATTGTCCCCTAAATAGCGATGGAAGCTATGCTTCTGAAATGATTGTTTCACTCGCTCCAGAACGAAGTATTCGCTTTATTAGGTTTAACTCATCCTTACTTTGCCATGGTAAAGAACATAATGAGCAACCAGAATTAATGATTGGAGCTAGACAGTTTACAATTCCTCGAGATTCTGGAGTCGAAAATATAATCTTGGTTCATCATCCCTTAAGCTGGTATAAGGATGAAGAGCAAGTTAAAAATTATATACGCAGTCGTGCCCGTGTATTTATATCTGGTCATGAACATAACCCAAAAGTAACTATAGATAATGTCGAAGATGGTAGTGACTTATTAATGCTAGCAGCTGGAGCTACTGTTCCTTATCAATCAAATGATGTATATACATTCACTTACAATATATTAGAGTTTGATTGGGATGAAGAAATGGATAGACTATTAGTTACCATTCATCCTAGGGCTTGGAATCCTAAACGAACTTGCTTTGAAAGTGATAATAACCGTTTAGGTGGTAAGGCTCCAACCTTTAGTTTACAATCACCTTTTTTTCGAGCAGCCTCCACTGAGAAAGGGATTTCTTCGTTAATAGAAAACGAAATCTCACCTATTGTTATTGAATCTGATCCCATACCAGAAAAAACTCTAGCCGAAAAAGAAGCTATAGTGTCTAAAAATCATGAAATACAAAAAAAAGAACCTAATAATCATGATTATGAAATAACTAAGTTCCATTTTTTTCGAGACCTTTACGAAGGTGAACGCCTTCGAATTTTAGTTGAGTTAGGGGCTTTGCCTGATAACTTTGATGAGCAGATGAACCAAGGCCTTGAACGTAAGTTGCTAGAGATGATTGTTAAAGATGGGAATATAAATCAGCTGAAAAGTATGGTCGATGAAATCATTAGTGATAGGAAGGATAAAATAAAGTAA
- a CDS encoding helix-turn-helix transcriptional regulator, translated as MTTQTIKILRMNAVADKLGIARSTIYDWLNPKSPRYDCTFPKQYRLGIQSVGWLESELDEWLLKRHLVSASAIEELT; from the coding sequence ATGACGACACAAACCATAAAAATCTTACGTATGAATGCGGTCGCGGACAAACTTGGTATCGCCCGTTCAACCATCTATGACTGGCTCAATCCAAAGTCACCACGCTATGACTGTACATTTCCCAAACAATATCGTCTGGGTATACAGTCTGTCGGTTGGCTTGAGTCTGAACTGGATGAATGGTTGTTGAAACGCCATTTGGTATCAGCATCTGCTATTGAGGAACTGACGTAA
- a CDS encoding GAP1-N1 domain-containing protein produces the protein MISIGVQIHGYKKGHQLLASSINLSKEDQFVIDRLSDVAGPLRPKEQFEPYLTAYPLPSGKYYVFARTWQDLSVPRAGCVRTKSLIIDSIIWSKKIPLTPMLEFLNPINFPDECNELNFEINEHFESSVPPISGFNSNELVEAIFLEESKPIVVFDAPNPEHIAMRILEAMWPSIRKKYTLSTFALSPRKINGREFDLIFSPMNVKSRFSDWAGRRLDGKVPQSERHKWTKLIARNIFEEPTPYLLTENDLILFNENKINTLGGLRVALLWNELLEKLPQNPTVALGLLDIANSGIVTKNEAISLIEPKLVKAISTVENTMSYDDAWNFTIAIASKMKIYNISKGINEIKDLTSRLSMNDPRGALKILLQPDSKGITSSLIQSITNGLSRCDWYLVKEPLLNMPTEIIIQLIFQNSKLTKEIAEDVNFIPILKNILETNNQIDAQAVGITLLPYLVEDYQLPVALPIIKSFDIQKIISELHWLKKVNNFKSEKISTALIQQSNSIGGTYKVRDTLASFESSKKIKHLLLQTLNPVKDDLLWILDSSYLSNSDSLELLTNILTNADEKQFSSLFSNIQITERIISILTYKESDLLFKIATKNELPVELKVKVLRSIIDKIETNQIIDIAILLTEECLKIRFDEHINEIKTLSSLLGMIDGKIDYPTLVSKSLGQALSPNIASRNLITFEKAPISVRNNIISNIDKIANTLKNRGSLDLTEQANNSYSRLLLDAEESFPQAVSRASEILIPSLFNSRRLPVSSIVAVLFPIAYKKLATTDETPYSLRFLFSFFDWDRCLTVRKELVRAFMQSSIWKAGDLALTACRCGDELQFLKQIIKSYDGDEYLIKMKDDLNRLDKSNRKHMEKLINELRKTKFD, from the coding sequence GTGATTTCAATTGGTGTACAGATTCATGGCTATAAAAAAGGCCATCAACTACTTGCTTCATCTATAAATTTGTCAAAAGAAGATCAATTCGTCATTGACCGACTATCTGATGTTGCAGGTCCTTTACGACCAAAAGAACAATTTGAACCATATCTAACAGCATATCCTTTGCCAAGTGGAAAGTATTATGTTTTTGCTAGAACATGGCAAGATTTAAGTGTACCAAGAGCTGGCTGTGTTAGAACTAAAAGCTTAATAATAGACAGCATCATTTGGTCAAAAAAAATTCCACTGACACCAATGCTAGAGTTTCTAAATCCGATTAATTTTCCTGATGAATGTAATGAATTAAACTTCGAAATTAACGAACATTTTGAATCTAGTGTACCTCCTATCTCAGGATTTAATTCAAACGAGTTAGTTGAGGCTATTTTTCTCGAAGAATCAAAACCAATTGTTGTATTTGATGCACCAAATCCAGAACATATTGCTATGCGAATACTAGAAGCAATGTGGCCGAGTATTCGCAAAAAATATACCCTTTCTACATTTGCCCTTTCTCCTAGAAAAATTAACGGCCGAGAATTTGATCTTATTTTTTCACCTATGAATGTAAAATCACGATTTTCTGATTGGGCCGGTAGGCGCTTAGATGGGAAAGTACCACAGAGCGAGCGCCACAAATGGACTAAATTAATTGCTCGCAATATATTTGAAGAACCAACTCCATACTTATTAACAGAGAATGATTTGATTTTATTTAATGAAAATAAAATCAATACGTTAGGTGGACTAAGAGTAGCTCTATTATGGAATGAGTTACTTGAAAAATTACCACAGAATCCTACTGTAGCACTTGGGCTTCTTGATATAGCTAACTCAGGAATTGTTACAAAAAATGAAGCAATTTCATTAATAGAACCAAAGCTAGTTAAAGCAATTAGTACAGTTGAAAATACTATGTCTTATGATGATGCATGGAATTTCACAATCGCCATAGCTAGTAAAATGAAAATATACAACATATCAAAGGGTATTAATGAAATTAAAGACCTTACATCACGCCTTTCTATGAACGATCCTCGTGGTGCTTTAAAAATATTACTACAGCCGGATTCCAAAGGAATCACTAGCAGTTTAATACAAAGTATTACAAATGGCCTTTCTCGTTGTGATTGGTACTTAGTTAAAGAACCACTCCTCAACATGCCAACAGAAATTATCATACAATTAATTTTTCAAAATAGTAAACTTACAAAAGAAATTGCAGAAGATGTCAATTTTATACCTATATTAAAAAATATTCTTGAAACAAATAACCAAATAGATGCACAGGCAGTTGGTATAACATTACTTCCTTACTTAGTGGAAGACTATCAGCTACCAGTAGCCTTACCTATTATTAAATCTTTCGATATTCAAAAAATAATTTCAGAATTACATTGGCTAAAAAAAGTTAATAATTTTAAATCAGAAAAAATCAGCACGGCTCTTATACAGCAGTCTAATAGCATTGGTGGTACATACAAGGTTCGTGATACCTTAGCTTCATTTGAGTCATCTAAAAAAATAAAGCATTTACTTTTGCAGACATTAAATCCTGTAAAAGACGACCTGTTATGGATTTTAGATAGTAGCTACCTTTCCAATTCAGATTCGTTAGAATTATTAACAAATATTTTAACGAACGCTGATGAAAAACAGTTTAGTTCATTATTTTCAAATATCCAAATTACTGAGAGAATTATATCAATCCTGACATATAAAGAAAGTGATTTACTATTTAAAATAGCAACTAAAAATGAGCTCCCAGTTGAACTCAAAGTTAAAGTTTTACGCTCTATTATCGATAAAATTGAAACAAATCAAATAATAGACATAGCGATTCTGTTAACAGAGGAATGTTTAAAAATCAGATTTGATGAGCATATAAATGAGATTAAAACTCTTTCATCGTTATTAGGAATGATAGATGGAAAAATAGACTATCCTACACTTGTTAGTAAGAGCCTAGGACAAGCACTTAGTCCTAATATCGCAAGTCGAAATCTTATTACCTTTGAGAAGGCCCCTATTTCTGTTCGTAATAATATTATTAGTAATATTGATAAAATAGCGAATACTTTAAAAAATAGAGGATCGCTCGATCTAACGGAGCAAGCAAATAATTCCTATTCAAGGCTTTTACTTGATGCTGAAGAATCCTTCCCACAAGCTGTAAGTAGAGCCTCTGAGATACTCATCCCCTCTTTATTTAATTCTCGTAGGTTGCCAGTCTCATCTATTGTTGCTGTACTTTTCCCTATTGCCTACAAAAAATTAGCAACTACAGATGAAACCCCCTACTCTTTACGTTTTCTTTTCTCTTTTTTTGATTGGGATCGCTGTCTGACTGTACGCAAAGAATTAGTCAGAGCATTTATGCAATCATCAATATGGAAAGCTGGAGATCTTGCCTTAACAGCATGCCGTTGTGGCGATGAGCTTCAGTTTTTAAAACAAATTATCAAATCATATGATGGTGATGAATACCTTATAAAAATGAAAGATGACCTAAATAGGTTAGATAAATCTAATAGAAAACATATGGAAAAATTAATTAATGAGTTACGTAAAACTAAATTCGATTAA
- a CDS encoding DUF932 domain-containing protein, with translation MTRLASRFGAANSIRRDRPLTAEELFRTVPSVFSEEKHESRSDRYTYIPTITLLDSLQKEGFYPFFACQTRVRDTSRREHTKHMLRLRRHDQITGIQVPEIILLNSHDGSSSYQMLPGLFRAVCSNGLVCGDSFGEVRVPHKGDVVGKVIEGAYEVLETFDSVAEKREQMQSLLLPPPAQQALAQAALTYRFGEEHQPITEEQVLQHRRWEDKKDDLWTVYQRLQENLIKGGLSGRNAKGKRARTRSVNGIDGDIKLNKALWVMTEKIYECFKNN, from the coding sequence ATGACTCGCTTAGCATCCCGCTTTGGTGCGGCGAATAGTATTCGTCGTGACCGCCCGTTAACTGCCGAAGAATTATTCCGTACTGTACCGAGTGTTTTCTCTGAAGAAAAACACGAATCTAGAAGTGACCGATACACTTATATTCCAACCATTACCTTACTCGACAGCCTACAAAAAGAAGGCTTTTATCCGTTCTTTGCTTGTCAAACTCGTGTACGTGATACCAGCCGTCGAGAGCATACTAAGCACATGTTACGACTTCGACGCCATGACCAAATTACGGGTATACAAGTCCCTGAAATTATTCTTTTAAATAGCCATGATGGTTCGAGTAGCTATCAGATGTTGCCGGGACTCTTTAGAGCAGTATGCTCCAACGGTTTAGTTTGTGGAGATTCGTTTGGTGAAGTGCGTGTACCCCATAAAGGTGATGTTGTTGGCAAGGTGATTGAAGGGGCCTATGAGGTACTGGAAACCTTTGATTCGGTCGCTGAAAAGCGTGAACAGATGCAGTCACTATTGTTACCACCACCAGCACAACAAGCCTTGGCACAAGCAGCTCTGACCTATCGTTTTGGTGAGGAACATCAGCCTATTACTGAGGAGCAAGTATTACAACATCGTCGCTGGGAAGATAAGAAAGATGATCTTTGGACTGTATACCAACGCTTGCAGGAGAATTTAATTAAAGGGGGACTATCGGGCAGAAATGCCAAAGGCAAGCGCGCTCGCACGCGTTCAGTGAATGGTATTGATGGGGATATTAAACTGAATAAGGCACTGTGGGTGATGACTGAAAAGATATATGAGTGTTTTAAAAATAACTGA
- a CDS encoding TRAFAC clade GTPase domain-containing protein — MSGSCQFDGCSFDETGICALDHSPGECPNRSVQHTDNEVTSNDIPEYDDLSDQITSPVLSEPTNSHTFGSNRSLGLDELDAIMKKKYVNVIGILGDPESGKTACLASLYLLVSHAKLNGWSFADSLSLIAFEDIARGARDWNNGKIPEQMTVHTELADDHNPGFLHLRLNRLLDGRKVDIALPDIPGEWTQTLITSSRYDRLEFLKSAEVIWIVLDGRILANKEQRGSLIIRIGQLAGRLNTMFNSQIPRLIIVVTHHDSYTLDGNVSTRLLGELKRYNVSAEIVEVSPFSENQEKVPAGFGLDKLMNISICSQNERPPFWRAEPPDDNKRSYLNYRSNR; from the coding sequence ATGAGTGGTTCATGCCAATTTGATGGGTGCTCTTTTGATGAAACAGGAATTTGTGCCTTAGATCATTCCCCTGGTGAGTGCCCAAACCGCTCCGTTCAACATACTGATAATGAAGTTACATCTAATGATATTCCAGAATACGATGATTTATCAGACCAAATAACTTCCCCTGTTTTGTCTGAACCCACTAATTCACATACATTTGGTTCAAATCGCTCCCTTGGATTAGATGAATTAGATGCAATAATGAAGAAAAAGTATGTCAATGTTATCGGTATTCTTGGAGATCCCGAGTCTGGTAAAACTGCATGCCTTGCAAGTTTGTACCTACTTGTATCACATGCAAAGTTAAATGGATGGTCTTTCGCCGATAGTTTGAGCCTCATTGCCTTTGAAGATATAGCCCGTGGTGCTAGAGATTGGAATAATGGCAAAATACCTGAACAAATGACAGTACATACCGAACTAGCAGATGACCATAATCCAGGGTTTTTACACCTTAGACTTAATAGGCTTTTAGATGGAAGAAAGGTAGATATAGCTCTTCCTGATATACCTGGTGAGTGGACTCAAACCCTAATTACTAGTTCACGATACGATAGGCTTGAGTTTTTAAAATCAGCTGAAGTAATTTGGATTGTACTTGATGGTCGAATTCTTGCTAACAAAGAGCAACGAGGCAGCCTTATTATTCGGATTGGACAGCTAGCTGGTCGACTTAATACAATGTTCAATAGTCAAATCCCTCGCTTAATAATTGTTGTAACTCATCATGACTCTTATACCCTTGACGGAAATGTATCCACGCGATTACTTGGCGAACTTAAACGCTATAATGTAAGTGCTGAAATTGTTGAAGTTTCTCCTTTCTCTGAGAACCAAGAAAAAGTTCCCGCTGGGTTTGGGTTAGATAAATTAATGAATATTTCCATTTGCTCACAAAATGAGCGCCCCCCATTTTGGAGAGCAGAGCCTCCTGACGATAATAAACGCAGCTATCTTAATTACAGGAGTAACCGATGA